One Rhododendron vialii isolate Sample 1 chromosome 2a, ASM3025357v1 genomic region harbors:
- the LOC131317756 gene encoding uncharacterized protein LOC131317756 isoform X1, which yields MEDEQETSYLRHRRKKSSMSLSCCFHGPSRRCDSSDSSSSSSPMMSPASSWFRSKGHHELPEVKGKSRNLMSRMGGRHARRHSGDFSYDPLSYALNFDTSSDTHFDDFTARLPVSPPRRRPSLSTQIRNLELPSPRKLAAAPKAKATELPSPRKSAAAPKVKATEMPSPSPAAAGGGRGTIERTQAVAREISVEY from the exons atggAGGATGAACAGGAGACGTCGTACCTTAGGCACAGGCGAAAGAAGTCGTCGATGAGTCTCTCGTGCTGCTTCCACGGCCCTAGCCGCCGCTGCGACTCCTCCGACTCCTCCTCTTCTTCGAGCCCGATGATGTCGCCGGCGTCGTCATGGTTCAG GTCGAAGGGCCACCACGAGCTGCCGGAGGTGAAGGGCAAGTCCCGCAATTTGATGTCTCGTATGGGCGGCCGCCACGCCCGCCGCCACTCCGGTGATTTCAGCTACGACCCTCTCAGCTACGCCCTCAACTTCGACACCTCCTCCGACACCCACTTCGACGACTTCACCGCCCGGCTGCCGGTGTCTCCGCCGCGCCGGAGGCCGTCCTTGTCGACGCAGATTAGGAACCTCGAGTTGCCGTCGCCACGGAAGTTAGCCGCGGCGCCGAAAGCAAAGGCCACTGAGTTGCCGTCGCCACGGAAGTCAGCCGCCGCGCCGAAAGTAAAGGCCACGGAGATGCCGTCTCCTTCTCCGGCTGCAGCAGGGGGAGGGAGAGGCACGATTGAGCGGACACAGGCGGTGGCGCGTGAGATTTCAGTGGAATACTAA
- the LOC131317756 gene encoding uncharacterized protein LOC131317756 isoform X2 produces the protein MEDEQETSYLRHRRKKSSMSLSCCFHGPSRRCDSSDSSSSSSPMMSPASSWFRSKGHHELPEVKGKSRNLMSRMGGRHARRHSGDFSYDPLSYALNFDTSSDTHFDDFTARLPVSPPRRRPSLSTQIRNLELPSPRKSAAAPKVKATEMPSPSPAAAGGGRGTIERTQAVAREISVEY, from the exons atggAGGATGAACAGGAGACGTCGTACCTTAGGCACAGGCGAAAGAAGTCGTCGATGAGTCTCTCGTGCTGCTTCCACGGCCCTAGCCGCCGCTGCGACTCCTCCGACTCCTCCTCTTCTTCGAGCCCGATGATGTCGCCGGCGTCGTCATGGTTCAG GTCGAAGGGCCACCACGAGCTGCCGGAGGTGAAGGGCAAGTCCCGCAATTTGATGTCTCGTATGGGCGGCCGCCACGCCCGCCGCCACTCCGGTGATTTCAGCTACGACCCTCTCAGCTACGCCCTCAACTTCGACACCTCCTCCGACACCCACTTCGACGACTTCACCGCCCGGCTGCCGGTGTCTCCGCCGCGCCGGAGGCCGTCCTTGTCGACGCAGATTAGGAACCTC GAGTTGCCGTCGCCACGGAAGTCAGCCGCCGCGCCGAAAGTAAAGGCCACGGAGATGCCGTCTCCTTCTCCGGCTGCAGCAGGGGGAGGGAGAGGCACGATTGAGCGGACACAGGCGGTGGCGCGTGAGATTTCAGTGGAATACTAA
- the LOC131317755 gene encoding homeobox protein knotted-1-like 2 isoform X1 produces the protein MDFRNHPSSQDLSQHHFSDHHNLTDTASIPRTLFPDHIGHSSTPDSAGNPPPQQTGVGPTWLNSAILQQQSQFLNLQRTPETTPSQLPQGTGNNQWLSRSSVLQRNVSDVSGSMIGAGVSNESGDLGKDYGGSSGGGGGGELTEGDGSGGGGIMNWHNARYKAEILSHPLYDQLLSAHVACLRIATPVDQLLRIDAQLAQSQQVVAKYSAVSHGNVGGDKELDQFMTHYVLLLCSFKEQLQQHVRVHAMEAVMACWEIEQSLQSLTGVSAGEGTGATMSDDDDDQVDSDTNLFDGSLEGPDNMGFGPLVLTESEKSLMERVRQELKHELKQGYKEKIVDIREEILRKRRAGKLPGDTTSVLKAWWQSHAKWPYPTEEDKAKLVQETGLQLKQINNWFINQRKRNWHSNASTSTVLKSKRKSNAGDNSVDRFM, from the exons ATGGACTTCCGCAACCACCCGTCCTCCCAAGACCTATCCCAACACCATTTCTCCGACCACCACAACTTGACCGACACCGCCTCCATCCCCCGCACCTTATTCCCCGACCATATCGGCCACTCCTCCACGCCGGACAGCGCCGGAAACCCTCCCCCGCAGCAAACCGGCGTCGGTCCCACGTGGCTCAACAGCGCGATCCTCCAGCAGCAGAGCCAGTTCCTCAACTTGCAGAGGACCCCCGAAACGACGCCGTCGCAGCTGCCGCAGGGGACCGGTAATAATCAGTGGCTATCGAGATCGAGTGTCTTGCAGCGAAACGTCAGCGACGTGAGCGGTTCGATGATCGGCGCCGGGGTGTCGAACGAATCGGGTGATTTGGGGAAGGATTATGGTGGTAGtagcggaggaggaggaggtggagagtTGACTGAGGGGGAtggcagcggcggcggcgggaTAATGAATTGGCATAATGCAAG GTACAAAGCGGAAATTTTGTCTCATCCGCTATACGATCAGTTGCTATCTGCACATGTTGCGTGCTTGCGTATTGCAACGCCGGTGGATCAGTTGCTCAGAATTGACGCGCAGCTGGCTCAGTCGCAGCAAGTGGTGGCCAAGTATTCAGCTGTCAGCCATGGGAATGTTGGTGGTGATAAGGAGCTTGATCAGTTCATG ACACATTATGTGCTTTTGCTCTGTTCTTTTAAAGAACAACTGCAACAACATGTTCGTGTGCATGCAATGGAAGCGGTAATGGCTTGCTGGGAGATTGAGCAGTCCCTACAAAGCTTAACAG GTGTTTCTGCTGGAGAAGGCACGGGGGCAACAATGtctgacgacgacgacgaccaAGTAGATAGTGACACCAACTTGTTTGATGGAAGTTTGGAGGGTCCTGACAATATGGGATTTGGACCTCTCGTCCTGACAGAGAGTGAGAAGTCATTGATGGAGCGTGTAAGGCAAGAGCTGAAGCATGAACTGAAACAG GGCTACAAGGAGAAGATTGTAGACATTAGGGAGGAAATCTTACGCAAGAGAAGGGCGGGAAAACTACCTGGTGATACCACCTCTGTCTTAAAGGCTTGGTGGCAATCACATGCTAAATGGCCATACCCAACA GAGGAGGATAAGGCGAAATTGGTACAAGAAACAGGCTTGCAACTGAAGCAGATAAATAATTGGTTTATAAATCAGAGGAAAAGGAactggcacagcaatgcttccACTTCTACAGTCTTGAAGAGCAAACGCAAAAG TAATGCAGGTGACAACAGTGTTGATCGTTTCATGTGA
- the LOC131317755 gene encoding homeobox protein knotted-1-like 2 isoform X2 codes for MDFRNHPSSQDLSQHHFSDHHNLTDTASIPRTLFPDHIGHSSTPDSAGNPPPQQTGVGPTWLNSAILQQQSQFLNLQRTPETTPSQLPQGTGNNQWLSRSSVLQRNVSDVSGSMIGAGVSNESGDLGKDYGGSSGGGGGGELTEGDGSGGGGIMNWHNARYKAEILSHPLYDQLLSAHVACLRIATPVDQLLRIDAQLAQSQQVVAKYSAVSHGNVGGDKELDQFMTHYVLLLCSFKEQLQQHVRVHAMEAVMACWEIEQSLQSLTGVSAGEGTGATMSDDDDDQVDSDTNLFDGSLEGPDNMGFGPLVLTESEKSLMERVRQELKHELKQGYKEKIVDIREEILRKRRAGKLPGDTTSVLKAWWQSHAKWPYPTEEDKAKLVQETGLQLKQINNWFINQRKRNWHSNASTSTVLKSKRKR; via the exons ATGGACTTCCGCAACCACCCGTCCTCCCAAGACCTATCCCAACACCATTTCTCCGACCACCACAACTTGACCGACACCGCCTCCATCCCCCGCACCTTATTCCCCGACCATATCGGCCACTCCTCCACGCCGGACAGCGCCGGAAACCCTCCCCCGCAGCAAACCGGCGTCGGTCCCACGTGGCTCAACAGCGCGATCCTCCAGCAGCAGAGCCAGTTCCTCAACTTGCAGAGGACCCCCGAAACGACGCCGTCGCAGCTGCCGCAGGGGACCGGTAATAATCAGTGGCTATCGAGATCGAGTGTCTTGCAGCGAAACGTCAGCGACGTGAGCGGTTCGATGATCGGCGCCGGGGTGTCGAACGAATCGGGTGATTTGGGGAAGGATTATGGTGGTAGtagcggaggaggaggaggtggagagtTGACTGAGGGGGAtggcagcggcggcggcgggaTAATGAATTGGCATAATGCAAG GTACAAAGCGGAAATTTTGTCTCATCCGCTATACGATCAGTTGCTATCTGCACATGTTGCGTGCTTGCGTATTGCAACGCCGGTGGATCAGTTGCTCAGAATTGACGCGCAGCTGGCTCAGTCGCAGCAAGTGGTGGCCAAGTATTCAGCTGTCAGCCATGGGAATGTTGGTGGTGATAAGGAGCTTGATCAGTTCATG ACACATTATGTGCTTTTGCTCTGTTCTTTTAAAGAACAACTGCAACAACATGTTCGTGTGCATGCAATGGAAGCGGTAATGGCTTGCTGGGAGATTGAGCAGTCCCTACAAAGCTTAACAG GTGTTTCTGCTGGAGAAGGCACGGGGGCAACAATGtctgacgacgacgacgaccaAGTAGATAGTGACACCAACTTGTTTGATGGAAGTTTGGAGGGTCCTGACAATATGGGATTTGGACCTCTCGTCCTGACAGAGAGTGAGAAGTCATTGATGGAGCGTGTAAGGCAAGAGCTGAAGCATGAACTGAAACAG GGCTACAAGGAGAAGATTGTAGACATTAGGGAGGAAATCTTACGCAAGAGAAGGGCGGGAAAACTACCTGGTGATACCACCTCTGTCTTAAAGGCTTGGTGGCAATCACATGCTAAATGGCCATACCCAACA GAGGAGGATAAGGCGAAATTGGTACAAGAAACAGGCTTGCAACTGAAGCAGATAAATAATTGGTTTATAAATCAGAGGAAAAGGAactggcacagcaatgcttccACTTCTACAGTCTTGAAGAGCAAACGCAAAAG GTGA